One genomic segment of Gottschalkia acidurici 9a includes these proteins:
- a CDS encoding 4Fe-4S binding protein has product MTMQKTKVPKKRLIARVKCKGTSCNVSEKVILEGVTDCSAAAEMMVDGESKSCSYGCLGYGSCKEVCPFDAIEIVDGVANINKDKCKGCRKCVKVCPKEVIVMVPIDQEVVVDCNNKEMGKPVKEKCKVGCIGCKICVKACPFWAMEFDNNLAYINYDKCTNCKICAEKCPTKAITAKLEGKKVAEISEEKCIGCTICERVCPVVAIEGYREETHRVKTELCVGCSYCSKMCPMGAIEMKSKA; this is encoded by the coding sequence ATGACAATGCAAAAAACTAAAGTACCTAAAAAAAGATTAATTGCAAGAGTTAAATGCAAAGGGACAAGCTGTAATGTTAGTGAAAAGGTTATCTTAGAAGGAGTAACAGACTGTAGTGCTGCAGCTGAAATGATGGTAGATGGTGAAAGCAAATCATGTTCTTATGGATGTCTTGGATATGGATCTTGTAAAGAAGTCTGTCCATTTGATGCTATAGAAATAGTAGACGGAGTAGCTAATATAAACAAAGATAAATGCAAAGGATGTAGAAAGTGTGTTAAAGTCTGTCCAAAAGAAGTAATAGTTATGGTTCCTATTGATCAAGAAGTTGTAGTTGACTGTAACAACAAAGAAATGGGTAAACCAGTAAAAGAAAAATGTAAAGTTGGATGTATCGGCTGTAAGATATGTGTCAAAGCATGTCCATTCTGGGCTATGGAATTCGATAACAACTTAGCATATATAAACTATGACAAATGTACAAATTGTAAAATCTGTGCAGAAAAATGTCCTACGAAAGCTATAACTGCTAAACTTGAAGGGAAGAAGGTAGCAGAAATTTCTGAGGAGAAATGTATAGGTTGTACAATATGTGAAAGGGTCTGTCCAGTAGTTGCTATTGAAGGCTATAGAGAAGAGACACATAGAGTTAAAACAGAACTATGCGTAGGATGTAGCTATTGTTCGAAAATGTGCCCAATGGGTGCAATAGAGATGAAAAGTAAAGCCTAA
- a CDS encoding ABC transporter ATP-binding protein gives MIRLENVNKSLGDFKLKNVNISLKDGEYFVILGPTGTGKTVILETIAGMYVPDSGSIYFNDTLINNVLPEDRSVGFVYQDYGLFPHLSAKENIVYGLNSRKFSKEYRLSFLESISKTLKISHLLEKDISTLSGGEKQRIAFARAIAIKPNILLLDEPMSALDPNTKEELMYELKEIHKNLGTTSIHVTHDFREALYLADRIGVLFSGEFIQIGTPEEIFFKPSSLKVSNFIGLENIFPCDIKDNIAYLSNDLSLQINYSKSINCHITVFPNDISISKNIIENRDNVFKGYIKEIIANPFYLKVYVDIGIDICIVCLNDNYNNLNFCRNDEVWVGFDKSAINILT, from the coding sequence ATGATTAGATTAGAAAATGTTAATAAATCACTTGGAGACTTTAAGTTAAAAAACGTAAATATAAGTCTTAAAGATGGTGAATACTTTGTAATATTAGGGCCAACAGGTACAGGAAAAACTGTAATACTCGAAACTATAGCTGGTATGTACGTTCCTGATAGCGGATCTATATATTTTAATGATACTTTGATTAACAATGTTTTACCTGAAGATAGATCTGTAGGATTTGTTTATCAGGACTATGGTCTTTTTCCTCATCTTTCTGCAAAAGAAAATATAGTATATGGATTAAATTCTAGAAAGTTTTCTAAAGAATATAGGCTCAGCTTTTTAGAAAGTATAAGTAAAACATTAAAGATATCTCATCTTTTAGAAAAGGATATATCAACTTTAAGTGGTGGAGAAAAGCAAAGAATTGCATTTGCAAGAGCTATTGCTATAAAACCCAATATACTTCTATTAGACGAGCCTATGAGTGCTCTAGATCCTAATACTAAAGAGGAACTAATGTATGAGTTAAAAGAAATTCACAAGAATTTAGGTACTACTAGTATTCATGTGACTCATGATTTTAGAGAAGCTCTCTATCTAGCCGATAGGATAGGAGTCTTGTTTTCTGGAGAGTTTATTCAAATAGGTACTCCTGAAGAAATATTTTTCAAACCTAGTTCACTAAAGGTCTCTAATTTTATTGGGCTTGAAAATATATTTCCTTGTGATATTAAAGATAACATAGCTTACTTAAGTAATGACTTATCTTTACAAATCAATTATAGTAAGAGTATAAACTGTCATATAACGGTATTCCCAAATGATATAAGTATTTCTAAAAATATTATAGAAAATAGAGATAATGTGTTTAAAGGATATATAAAAGAAATTATAGCTAATCCTTTTTACCTTAAAGTTTATGTAGATATAGGAATAGATATTTGCATAGTTTGCTTAAATGATAATTATAACAATTTAAATTTCTGTAGAAATGATGAAGTCTGGGTAGGATTTGATAAATCAGCTATTAATATTCTAACTTAA
- a CDS encoding ABC transporter permease yields MFLFFSFISLVIINLFREGLPNFFANVYDEEILFAIRLSLVTSTISTLICMAFALPISYALARYEFPFKSLVMSIMQIPMSLPPLASGLALLLFFSLDNIRNFLDKYDISPVFSVKGIIVAHFFINTPYMIRILKATIENIDPKLEFVSRTLGYSKLKTFFKITLPLSKKGLFASTVITWSKAMGEFGTVLLLAGATRMKTETLPVTIYLNVSVGSLDKALTSAIVLIVISSISLLIFSRFEDSKF; encoded by the coding sequence ATGTTTTTATTTTTTTCATTTATTTCATTAGTAATTATAAATTTATTTAGAGAAGGATTACCTAATTTTTTTGCTAATGTATATGATGAAGAAATATTATTTGCTATAAGACTTAGTTTAGTGACCTCTACTATATCTACTCTTATATGTATGGCATTTGCATTACCTATATCTTATGCACTTGCTAGATATGAATTTCCTTTTAAAAGTTTAGTTATGTCCATAATGCAAATACCTATGTCTTTGCCACCCCTAGCTTCAGGGTTGGCTTTACTTTTGTTTTTCAGTTTAGATAATATAAGAAATTTTTTAGACAAATATGATATTAGTCCTGTTTTCTCAGTTAAAGGAATAATAGTAGCTCACTTTTTTATTAATACACCCTATATGATAAGAATTTTAAAAGCTACTATCGAAAATATCGATCCTAAGTTAGAGTTTGTATCTAGAACTTTAGGATATAGTAAGCTTAAAACTTTTTTTAAAATAACTTTGCCTCTATCTAAGAAAGGGTTATTTGCAAGCACAGTGATTACATGGTCAAAAGCTATGGGTGAGTTTGGTACAGTACTTCTACTTGCAGGAGCTACAAGAATGAAAACTGAGACTCTCCCAGTAACAATTTATCTAAATGTTTCTGTAGGTTCTTTAGATAAAGCCTTAACATCTGCTATAGTTCTTATAGTTATATCCTCTATATCATTACTTATCTTTAGCAGATTTGAAGATTCTAAATTTTAA
- the modA gene encoding molybdate ABC transporter substrate-binding protein → MNLFKRSNVFKTFTLALVLSLFLVGCGDKKSNETDKNPVESSENENKENTKKTESLMVYCAGGLKAPMEDLAKEYEAKTGVKIETTYAHTGQLIAQAETSKKGDAIVLASDEDYTSANEKGLVNERHNLAYNIPVIAVPKGNPKGIKELKDLAQPGVKVLSGDLRNAPIGKISVKFFEKLGLDDEFKKNIVSTFPTINETVLHLGEKNGDAAIIWESNALQSEDKIDFISIPEDQNLIKLASITSLKSAKDSQAAEDFVNFVANEGKEILKKHKMKIADDK, encoded by the coding sequence ATGAATCTATTTAAAAGAAGCAATGTATTTAAAACTTTTACACTTGCTTTAGTTTTATCATTATTTCTAGTAGGATGTGGGGATAAGAAATCTAATGAAACAGATAAAAACCCTGTAGAAAGTAGCGAAAATGAAAACAAGGAAAATACTAAAAAAACTGAGTCTTTAATGGTTTATTGTGCAGGTGGTTTAAAGGCTCCTATGGAAGATTTAGCTAAGGAGTATGAAGCAAAAACTGGTGTAAAGATAGAAACTACATACGCTCATACTGGACAACTTATAGCTCAAGCTGAAACTTCTAAAAAAGGTGATGCTATAGTGTTAGCTTCAGATGAAGATTACACTTCTGCTAATGAAAAAGGATTAGTTAATGAAAGACATAATCTAGCTTATAACATTCCCGTTATAGCAGTACCAAAAGGAAATCCTAAAGGAATAAAAGAACTAAAAGATTTAGCCCAACCAGGAGTAAAGGTACTATCGGGGGACTTAAGAAATGCACCTATTGGGAAAATATCTGTTAAATTTTTCGAAAAACTTGGCTTAGATGATGAGTTCAAGAAAAACATAGTTTCAACTTTTCCAACTATAAATGAAACTGTTCTACACTTAGGTGAAAAGAATGGTGATGCTGCTATCATATGGGAAAGTAATGCTCTTCAATCAGAAGACAAAATAGACTTTATATCTATACCTGAAGATCAAAATTTAATTAAGTTAGCTTCAATAACTTCTTTAAAAAGCGCCAAAGACTCACAAGCTGCTGAGGACTTTGTAAACTTTGTTGCAAATGAAGGTAAAGAAATTCTTAAAAAGCATAAGATGAAAATAGCAGACGATAAGTAA
- a CDS encoding BofC C-terminal domain-containing protein: MFKKNPIMFPILLCIALIVFGVVGGYILGIDGSDQKMRKESKIKNNAINYNDENNNDRNKVKTSLVDGNAIVVSTNIIYKVKYKECGHEVVKNEKPGDDMIGLNRKEFEKYVEDNFIDWQISSFSREEITLMSEKSTLCPNHFVVGEMNGKIVIFKINEDGERVVHKIFKDTTISTLREENREKIKKGIVVDTEEDAIQILENFIT, encoded by the coding sequence ATGTTTAAGAAAAACCCCATAATGTTTCCCATATTATTATGCATAGCTTTAATAGTATTTGGAGTAGTTGGAGGATACATACTAGGCATAGATGGCTCTGACCAAAAAATGAGAAAAGAATCAAAAATAAAAAATAATGCAATAAACTATAATGATGAGAACAATAATGATAGAAATAAAGTAAAAACAAGTTTAGTGGATGGTAATGCTATAGTTGTGTCTACGAATATTATATATAAAGTTAAATATAAAGAGTGCGGTCATGAAGTCGTAAAAAATGAAAAACCTGGTGACGATATGATAGGTTTAAATAGAAAAGAATTTGAAAAGTATGTTGAAGATAACTTCATTGACTGGCAGATATCATCATTTTCGAGAGAAGAAATAACGTTAATGAGTGAAAAAAGTACTCTTTGTCCAAATCACTTTGTAGTAGGAGAAATGAATGGAAAAATAGTTATATTTAAAATCAATGAAGATGGTGAACGAGTTGTACATAAGATATTTAAAGATACAACAATATCTACACTAAGAGAAGAAAATAGAGAAAAAATTAAAAAAGGAATAGTTGTAGATACCGAAGAAGATGCAATTCAGATACTAGAAAACTTTATTACTTAA
- the ruvC gene encoding crossover junction endodeoxyribonuclease RuvC, with product MIIFGIDPGIAIVGYGVVEYKGNKFKVIDYGAITTEPKNTFPERLKMVYDELTFLLDKYNPDSVAIEELFFNKNAKTAISVGQARGVQLLAAINKGLPIYEYTPLQVKQGVVGYGRAEKRQVQEMVKLILGLSKVPKPDDVADALAVAICHAHSGNFKNMFKVR from the coding sequence ATGATTATATTTGGTATAGACCCTGGAATAGCTATAGTGGGATACGGTGTAGTAGAGTATAAAGGAAATAAATTCAAAGTAATAGACTATGGGGCTATAACTACAGAACCAAAAAATACATTTCCTGAAAGGCTTAAGATGGTATATGATGAACTTACTTTTCTATTAGATAAATACAATCCAGATTCAGTAGCTATAGAAGAATTATTTTTTAATAAAAATGCTAAAACAGCTATAAGTGTAGGACAAGCTAGAGGTGTACAACTTTTAGCAGCTATAAATAAAGGATTGCCAATATATGAATACACTCCATTACAGGTGAAGCAAGGAGTAGTAGGATACGGTAGAGCTGAGAAAAGGCAAGTCCAAGAAATGGTAAAGCTCATCCTAGGACTAAGCAAAGTGCCTAAACCTGATGATGTTGCAGATGCACTAGCAGTAGCTATATGTCACGCACATTCAGGAAACTTTAAAAATATGTTTAAAGTAAGGTAA
- the ruvA gene encoding Holliday junction branch migration protein RuvA yields the protein MFEYIKGNIIEVGIDYLVLENNGIGYRVNTSKASAIDIGQDYQDKTIYTHLNVREDDISLYGFTSKDEIDMFRLLQTVSKIGPKVALGVLSTMTTLDIKLAIVNDDAVSLSKSPGVGKKTAERIILELKDKIHIDKNISAQNKLPLEMSFNSDNSEDEVTEALMSLGYTKSEVLGALSKVNDFEKSTEELIKLTLRELSK from the coding sequence TTGTTTGAGTATATTAAAGGTAATATAATAGAAGTAGGTATAGATTACTTGGTATTAGAAAATAACGGAATAGGATATAGGGTAAACACATCTAAGGCTTCTGCAATAGATATAGGACAAGATTATCAAGATAAAACTATATATACACATTTAAATGTTAGGGAAGATGATATAAGCTTATACGGATTTACTTCTAAAGACGAAATAGATATGTTTAGGCTTCTCCAGACTGTATCTAAGATAGGACCTAAAGTTGCACTAGGGGTACTTTCTACTATGACTACATTAGATATAAAATTAGCTATAGTAAATGATGATGCAGTATCGTTATCAAAATCTCCAGGAGTAGGAAAGAAAACAGCGGAAAGAATAATTTTAGAATTAAAAGATAAAATTCATATAGATAAAAACATTAGTGCACAAAATAAACTTCCTCTAGAAATGAGCTTTAACTCGGATAACTCAGAAGATGAAGTGACTGAAGCACTAATGTCACTAGGATATACAAAAAGTGAAGTGCTTGGTGCACTCTCTAAAGTGAATGACTTTGAAAAGAGTACAGAAGAACTGATTAAACTTACTTTAAGAGAGTTGTCAAAATAG
- the ruvB gene encoding Holliday junction branch migration DNA helicase RuvB: MEDMDNRIVNGQARYEDLDIETSLRPKSINEYIGQDKVKEKLDIFIKAARGRDEALDHVLLYGPPGLGKTTLASIISNEMGSDIRITSGPAIERPGDLAAILTNLAENDVLFIDEIHRLNRSVEEILYPAMEDYSLDIIIGKGPSARSIRLDLSKFTLIGATTRAGLLTSPLRDRFGVMCRLEMYDEDSLKEIVLRSAKILGVELEEEGALEIAKRSRGTPRIANRFLKRVRDYAQVVEDGVITKEVAKNALNLLEVDELGLDSTDRKVIMTIINKFGGGPVGLDTLAASTGEERTTIEDVYEPYLLQLGFLSRTPRGRVATKHCYDYFKIPFEEEK; the protein is encoded by the coding sequence ATGGAGGATATGGACAACAGGATAGTTAATGGACAGGCAAGATATGAGGATCTAGATATAGAAACCTCTCTAAGACCTAAAAGTATAAATGAATATATAGGTCAAGATAAAGTAAAAGAAAAGCTAGATATATTTATAAAAGCTGCAAGGGGAAGAGATGAAGCGTTAGATCATGTATTACTATATGGACCTCCTGGACTTGGAAAAACTACACTTGCTAGTATAATTTCTAATGAAATGGGATCAGATATAAGAATAACCTCAGGTCCAGCTATAGAAAGACCAGGTGACCTAGCGGCAATACTTACAAATTTAGCTGAGAATGATGTTTTGTTTATAGATGAGATACATAGATTAAACAGAAGTGTAGAGGAAATACTGTATCCTGCTATGGAAGACTATTCGCTAGATATTATTATAGGAAAAGGACCTAGCGCTAGATCAATTAGACTAGACTTATCAAAGTTTACTCTTATAGGAGCTACTACTAGAGCTGGACTTCTAACATCTCCACTAAGAGATAGATTTGGTGTAATGTGTAGATTAGAAATGTATGATGAAGATAGTTTAAAAGAAATAGTCTTAAGATCAGCAAAAATACTAGGGGTTGAGCTGGAAGAAGAAGGTGCACTAGAGATAGCAAAAAGATCTAGAGGGACTCCTCGTATAGCAAATAGATTTTTAAAAAGAGTAAGAGACTATGCTCAGGTAGTGGAAGATGGAGTAATAACTAAAGAAGTAGCTAAAAATGCATTAAATCTTTTAGAAGTAGATGAACTTGGTTTAGATAGTACGGATAGAAAAGTAATAATGACTATAATAAATAAATTTGGTGGAGGACCTGTAGGATTAGATACTTTAGCAGCATCTACAGGAGAAGAAAGAACTACTATAGAGGATGTTTACGAGCCATATTTATTACAATTGGGTTTTTTAAGTAGAACTCCAAGGGGAAGAGTAGCAACTAAACATTGCTATGATTATTTTAAAATTCCGTTTGAAGAGGAAAAATAG
- a CDS encoding SpoIID/LytB domain-containing protein, whose product MRYRKGMSLLIALSLILLNVLIPVEIKAYGENYDSKYIKVGLTSELSSKSTINLSGNSFSVVKGDNSFRELLEINTGKIVAKSKNFGYHIQLSDNYYSYDSALSKANELKNLGIDASVAYDNGFRVWIGEFSDESSASTFMNSIVGLTSDYMEVSKNDSIVSIEETNGRKIISFDKNQNICIKSTDNIISVESKKYRDYITFVNNNGKLITINYIELGSYLKGVVPREMSGSWELEALKAQAVSARNFTLLSLNKHKDLGFDICDTTHCQVYGGYNVEHPNSNRAVDETRDKVLKYNGEIASTFYYSCSGGYTANNEDVWSGTPIPYLRAKEDIFSTNTPHSNWLYTITKQDASQALRSNGFDVGEIISIETRRDSHGVRVVDFIVTGTKGSKTVSKEKVRAIFGYNNVKSTNYVIDDSGSTTPVDPGQTVDPSSNGEIYILSQGSVYPTKSNIDNLSLISRYTTEKINSNSMNIVVSDGKSYNTIAYNTNNNSSNSGTTNNSTSIVGDKITFNGKGWGHGIGMSQYGALNMAKAGYLYTDILEFYYTGAKVE is encoded by the coding sequence ATGCGTTATAGAAAAGGCATGTCTTTACTAATAGCACTTTCGCTTATATTGTTAAATGTATTAATTCCAGTTGAGATTAAAGCATATGGGGAAAATTATGACTCAAAGTATATAAAAGTAGGGTTAACAAGTGAATTATCATCAAAATCTACTATAAATTTAAGTGGAAATAGTTTTTCAGTAGTAAAAGGAGATAATAGCTTTAGAGAATTACTAGAAATAAACACTGGAAAGATAGTTGCAAAATCAAAGAACTTTGGCTATCATATACAATTATCTGATAATTATTATAGCTATGATTCTGCTTTAAGCAAAGCAAATGAACTTAAAAACTTAGGAATAGATGCTAGTGTAGCTTATGATAATGGCTTTAGAGTGTGGATAGGAGAATTTTCAGATGAGTCATCTGCTAGTACATTTATGAATAGCATAGTAGGGTTAACCTCAGATTATATGGAAGTTAGTAAAAATGACTCTATAGTATCAATTGAAGAAACTAATGGAAGAAAGATTATATCATTTGATAAAAATCAAAATATATGTATAAAGTCTACAGACAATATTATCAGTGTAGAAAGCAAAAAATATAGAGACTACATAACTTTTGTAAATAATAACGGTAAATTAATAACTATAAATTATATAGAGTTAGGAAGTTATTTAAAAGGAGTAGTGCCTAGGGAAATGTCAGGTAGCTGGGAGTTAGAGGCACTAAAAGCTCAGGCTGTTTCTGCTAGAAACTTTACTTTACTTAGTTTAAATAAACATAAAGACTTAGGTTTCGACATTTGTGATACTACACATTGTCAAGTATATGGAGGATATAATGTAGAACATCCTAATAGTAATAGAGCAGTTGATGAAACAAGAGATAAAGTATTAAAATATAATGGAGAAATAGCAAGTACTTTCTACTACTCTTGTAGCGGTGGTTATACAGCTAATAATGAAGATGTTTGGAGTGGAACACCGATACCATATTTAAGAGCTAAAGAGGATATCTTTTCTACAAATACACCTCACTCGAACTGGTTATATACTATAACTAAACAAGATGCTAGTCAAGCACTAAGATCTAATGGATTTGATGTAGGTGAGATTATATCTATAGAAACGAGAAGAGATTCTCATGGAGTAAGAGTTGTAGACTTTATAGTAACTGGAACAAAAGGATCTAAAACTGTTTCAAAAGAAAAAGTTAGAGCAATATTTGGATATAACAATGTTAAAAGTACAAACTATGTAATAGACGATAGTGGAAGTACAACACCAGTGGATCCTGGTCAAACTGTAGATCCATCTAGTAATGGAGAAATATATATATTATCACAAGGTAGTGTATATCCCACAAAAAGTAATATAGATAATCTAAGCTTAATTTCAAGATATACTACTGAAAAAATAAATTCAAATTCAATGAATATAGTAGTTTCAGACGGAAAAAGTTATAATACTATAGCATATAATACGAATAATAATAGTAGCAATAGTGGAACAACAAATAATAGTACAAGTATAGTAGGAGATAAGATAACTTTTAACGGAAAAGGATGGGGTCATGGAATAGGAATGAGCCAATATGGAGCATTAAATATGGCTAAAGCAGGATATTTATATACTGATATATTAGAATTTTACTATACAGGAGCAAAAGTTGAGTAG
- the queA gene encoding tRNA preQ1(34) S-adenosylmethionine ribosyltransferase-isomerase QueA: MNTHDFYFDLPEELIAQYPLKNREKSKLLFLEKKTGKIEHKIFEDIIDYLEKGDCIILNNTRVIPARLFGKREDTGANIEFLLLKRIEGDTWETLVKPGKKARIGTKVVFGNGELRGEIIDIAEDGTRIIKFIYEGIFQEILDILGEMPLPPYITQKLEDRERYQTVYSKKEGSAAAPTAGLHFTQELLDKIDAKGVNIGYVTLHVGLGTFRPVKVENIHDHSMHSEYFEIEESVAKLVNDTKKKGKKVIAVGTTSIRTLESSVDENSMVKSGSGWTDIFIYPGYEFKVVDRLITNFHLPESTLIMLVSALASRENTLRAYEEAVKLKYRFFSFGDAMFIY; the protein is encoded by the coding sequence ATGAACACACATGATTTTTATTTTGACTTACCAGAAGAGCTAATAGCACAATATCCACTAAAAAACAGAGAAAAGTCTAAATTACTATTTTTAGAAAAAAAAACAGGAAAAATAGAGCATAAGATATTTGAAGATATCATAGATTATTTAGAGAAAGGTGACTGTATTATACTAAATAATACTAGAGTAATACCTGCTAGATTATTCGGAAAAAGAGAAGACACTGGAGCTAATATAGAATTTTTACTCTTAAAAAGAATTGAAGGCGATACTTGGGAAACACTAGTAAAGCCAGGGAAGAAAGCCAGAATAGGAACAAAAGTAGTATTTGGAAATGGTGAGTTAAGAGGAGAAATAATAGATATAGCTGAGGATGGAACTAGAATAATAAAGTTTATATATGAAGGGATTTTCCAGGAAATATTAGATATACTAGGAGAAATGCCACTTCCACCATATATTACTCAAAAATTAGAAGACAGAGAAAGATATCAAACTGTATATTCTAAAAAGGAAGGTTCAGCAGCAGCACCTACAGCAGGGCTTCATTTTACACAAGAACTTCTTGACAAGATAGATGCAAAAGGTGTTAATATAGGATATGTAACACTTCATGTTGGTTTAGGAACATTCAGACCAGTTAAAGTTGAGAATATACATGATCATAGTATGCATTCAGAGTACTTTGAGATAGAAGAAAGCGTTGCTAAGTTGGTTAATGACACTAAGAAAAAAGGAAAAAAGGTTATAGCCGTAGGAACCACTTCTATAAGAACTTTAGAATCTAGTGTAGATGAAAATAGCATGGTCAAATCTGGAAGTGGATGGACAGATATATTTATTTATCCTGGGTATGAGTTTAAAGTAGTAGATAGGCTTATTACAAATTTTCATTTACCAGAATCTACACTTATAATGCTAGTAAGTGCATTAGCTAGTAGAGAAAATACTCTGAGAGCTTATGAAGAAGCAGTAAAATTGAAATATAGGTTTTTTAGCTTTGGAGATGCTATGTTCATATATTAG
- the tgt gene encoding tRNA guanosine(34) transglycosylase Tgt, which translates to MTVIKYELIKECSQTKARLGKIHTPHGSFDTPMFMPVGTKATVKAMTPEELKDIGSQIILGNTYHLYLRPGHELIEEAGGLHKFMNWDRPILTDSGGFQVFSLGGLRSIKEQGVEFRSHIDGSKHLITPEKSIEIQNSLGSDIMMAFDECVPYPSDWHYTKASLERTTRWAKRCKDANKNPDRQGIFGIIQGGMYKDLREQSAKEIIDLDFPGYAIGGLSVGEPGDVLLEALDYTMPFMPKDKPRYFMGAGSPDYLIELAIRGVDMADCVLPTRIARNGTALTTRGKVVIRNAKYSRDFTPLDPECDCYTCKNYSKAYIRHLFNVDEILGARLTTIHNLYFLLKLMENVRESIKDDRLLEFRREFYEKYGYPKYMNSLDFKTN; encoded by the coding sequence ATGACAGTTATAAAGTACGAGTTAATAAAAGAATGTAGTCAGACTAAGGCTAGGCTAGGAAAGATACACACTCCACATGGAAGTTTTGATACGCCTATGTTTATGCCTGTAGGAACAAAAGCTACTGTAAAGGCTATGACGCCAGAAGAATTAAAAGATATAGGTTCACAAATAATTTTAGGTAACACATACCACCTTTACTTAAGACCAGGTCATGAGTTAATAGAAGAAGCTGGTGGACTTCATAAGTTTATGAACTGGGATAGACCAATTCTAACTGATAGTGGAGGATTTCAAGTATTTAGTTTAGGTGGATTAAGAAGCATAAAAGAGCAAGGTGTAGAATTTAGATCTCATATAGATGGCTCTAAACACCTTATTACACCAGAGAAATCTATAGAAATACAAAACTCATTAGGTTCTGATATAATGATGGCGTTTGATGAATGTGTACCTTATCCAAGTGATTGGCATTATACAAAAGCTTCATTAGAAAGAACTACAAGATGGGCGAAGAGATGTAAAGATGCAAATAAAAATCCAGATAGACAAGGTATATTTGGAATAATTCAAGGTGGAATGTATAAAGATCTAAGAGAGCAAAGTGCAAAAGAAATAATAGATTTAGATTTTCCAGGATATGCAATAGGAGGTCTAAGTGTAGGTGAGCCAGGAGATGTGTTGCTTGAGGCTCTAGATTATACAATGCCGTTCATGCCTAAAGACAAGCCAAGATACTTTATGGGGGCAGGAAGTCCCGACTATCTTATAGAATTAGCAATAAGAGGAGTAGATATGGCAGACTGTGTGCTTCCTACTAGAATAGCAAGAAATGGAACTGCTTTAACTACTAGGGGTAAGGTTGTAATTAGAAATGCTAAATATTCAAGAGACTTTACACCTCTAGATCCAGAGTGTGATTGCTATACTTGTAAAAATTATAGTAAGGCATATATTAGACATCTATTTAATGTAGATGAGATATTAGGGGCAAGACTTACGACTATTCATAACCTATATTTCTTGCTTAAGCTTATGGAAAATGTAAGAGAATCTATAAAGGATGATAGGTTATTAGAATTTAGAAGAGAATTTTATGAAAAGTACGGCTATCCTAAATATATGAATAGCCTGGATTTTAAAACTAACTAA
- the yajC gene encoding preprotein translocase subunit YajC translates to MNGNGLIAAFAPMVLFIGIFYFIIIRPQKRQEREVTSMRNSLKVGDEIVTIGGIIGRVVKVKDKEISIEVGADKTRFNMEIWSVREVKKPSNESQSKKEDKSKEE, encoded by the coding sequence ATGAATGGAAATGGATTAATAGCAGCATTTGCACCTATGGTACTATTTATCGGTATTTTTTATTTCATAATCATAAGACCTCAAAAAAGGCAAGAAAGAGAAGTTACTAGTATGAGAAATAGCCTTAAAGTGGGCGATGAAATAGTTACAATAGGTGGTATAATAGGAAGAGTAGTGAAAGTAAAAGATAAAGAAATATCTATAGAAGTAGGAGCAGATAAAACTAGATTCAACATGGAGATATGGTCAGTAAGAGAGGTTAAAAAGCCTTCGAATGAATCTCAAAGTAAAAAAGAAGATAAATCTAAAGAAGAATAA